TAGCCACGCCACGCACTACAGCCACGCCCCAAAAAGCGAGCGCAAACTTTTACTGAACCGCAGTGAACTAAAAAAACTTGAAAAAGAGGTAAAAAACAGCGGGCTTACCATCATTCCCTTAGTGCTCTTCACCAACGATAGAGGTTTGGCAAAGGTAGACATTGCCCTTTGCCGCGGTAAAAAGGAATATGATAAACGTGAAGTCATCAAAGAACGCGACTCCAAAAAGCAACTCAGCCGGATTAAAAAAGCGTTTAATAATTAATTCATAAAAATTTTACAGGCACCCAAGCTTTTGGTATTTTGGTTGTTGAATAATTACAACAGCCATCGTTTTCTTTTATGAAAAAAATTCTCTTTGCCCTGCTTTTACTTTCAGCTTATGTAACGCAAGCCCAAATAGTGGGAAAAGTAACCGATACCAAGGGCCAGCCCCTGCCCTACGTAAACATCTATCTTCAAAATAGCTACATAGGCACCACCACCAATGACGATGGCAATTATGCATTGAGCGTTTCACAAAAGACGGAATACAAAATTATTTTTCAGTTCTTGGGGTATAAAACGCTTACCAAGACCATTGCCCCCAGTGCCTTTCCTTATATTCTGAATGTTTCCCTTGAAGAAGAAACCACTAGCCTAGACGAAGTGGTGGTAAACACCTCCGAAGACCCCGCATACCGCATCATCCGCAAGACCATTGCCCAACGAAAGGAAAACCTAGAAAAACTTAGTGAGTACACTGCCGATTTTTACTCGCGCGGCCTGTGGAAAGTAAAAAACGTACCCGAAAAAATTATGGGACAGGAAGTTGGTGATTTTGATGGGATGCTGGACTCTACACGTACGGGCATCATTTACCTTTCGGAAACCATTTCAGAAATAGCGTACCAAAAACCGGATAAGTTCACCGAAAAAATCATTGCCAGTAAAGTAAGCGGGAATGATAATGGCTTCAGTTTCAACAGTGCGCAGAGCGCCAACATTTCTTTTTATGAAAATACCATAGAGCTAAATGCAGCGCTCGTTTCGCCCATAGCAAACAATGCGTTGAGCTACTATAATTACAAACTGGACGGGGTTTTTTACGAAGGGCCAAAACTCATCAATAAAATAAAAGTTATCCCCAAACGCCCCAATGACAGGGTGTGGCAAGGATACGTGTATATTGTGGAAGATGATTGGCAGCTCTATGGGGTTGAACTTAATACCACGGGGGCCGCCATACAGGTGCCTTTTGTAAGCAATTTAATGGTAAAGCAGAATTACAAGTACGACACCACAAACGACTTCTGGGTAAAAATATCGCAGACTGTTGATTTTGGTTTTGGCTTTTTGGGAATGGAAGGCGATGGCCGTTTTATAGCCGTTTACAGCAATTATGACTTTAAGCCACAGTTCACCAAAAAATCCTTTACCAACGAGGTGCTATCATTTAAACCGGAGGCTAACAAAAAAGATAGCCTCTATTGGAAGGGCAGCCGCCCCGTGCCATTAACAGATGAAGAACTTAAGGATTACATTAAAAAAGACAGCATCCAGATTTTAAGACGCTCAAAACCCTATTTAGACTCCCTCGATGCGAAGTCAAACAAACCGGGCGTTTTGAGCATATTGACCGGCTATACCTATAAAAATTCCTTCGAGAAATGGTCGGTTGGGTATGAGGGTCCGTTGCCCAATATAAATTTCAACACCGTACAGGGTTGGAACAGCACGGCTGGATTTACCTTTAACAAATGGTATGACGACAACCAGACCAATACGCTTTCTGCAGCTATTCGGGCAGATTATGGCATTGCAGAAGACAGGCTTCGGTTTACCGCAAATATCCTTCGGAATTTCAATTGGACCAATAAATTGCGTATTTCACTTTCCGGCGGAAGCAAAGTGGCCCAATTTAACGATTCTGAGCCTATTTCACCCCTCCTCAATACCATTGCCACCCTTTTCTTTGAAAGAAACTATATGAAGCTATACGAGCTTAATTTTGGACAGCTGGGTTACAGTCAGGAAGTTTTTAATGGGCTTCATCTGTATGCAAAGGTCGCTTATGAGAACAGGAAACCACTTTTTAACAATACCGATTATGTTACCATTCCGTTTGACGATGTGAGCTATACCAGCAACAATCCTTTGGCTCCAAACAATTTCAACAATGCTGCAATTGCCGAGCATAACATTGTGAAAAGCAAACTTCGGGCGCGTATCAACTTCGCCCAAAAGTATTTTTCAAATCCCGATATGAAATTTAATATCGGCGACAACAAATATCCCGAATTGAACCTTTCGGTAGAAAATGGTGCCGCAATTACGGAGAGTCGTTACGATTACACCCAATTTGAAGCCAGCCTCAACCAGTCCATTTCCTTGGGAAATAAAGGTCAGTTTTATTACAATTTGAAAGGTGGGACTTTTGCGAACGGTGAGGGAATATCGTTTGTAGATTATAAACATTTCAACGGAAACCAAACACGGGTAGGCACTTCGCCGAATTATACCAATGTTTTTAACTTGATGCCTTATTATAATTTTAGTACCAACAAAAGCTACTTTGAAGGCCACGTAGAGCATGATTTCCGTGGGTGGATTTTGGGGAAAATCCCCGGAATCAATCAACTGAACCTCAACTTAGTAGCGGGCGCACATTTTTTAAGCACCGAAGAAAGAAAACCATATTCCGAAATTTCCGTAGGTATAGATAACCTTGGCTTCGGAAAATTCAGGTTGCTGCGCATAGATTACGTGCGTTCCTATTACAACGGCGGCAGTGACGGTGCTTTTATTTTCGGGCTGAAGTTTCTTGACCTTTTGGGTCTTTAATTAAAATTACTATGAAAAATATATTTAAAATTTTACTTGTCTGCTTGCTATTCACAAGCTGTATCCCAATGCAGAAAGTGCCTAAAGATGCAGTAATGACCGACTTTTTCCATTTTCAAAAAGCACAGGATTACGACGCTTCCAAATGGGCCGTATTTCTACCCGGAACTGGAGGCTTAAGGATTTTTAAGGATACCACCCATTATTATGATGTTGCGAAAAAGCTAAATGCTGAGGGCATTTCGGTTTTATTGGTTGATAATGTTGCAGCCTACAAAGCATCCAAAAGAGATGTGGATGAAGAAGAGCCCGCCCAAATTCTGTGGACGTTGGAAGAAGCCTTGAAATGGGCAAAACAGAAAGGAAAAATTGATCCAAATTCTGAAGGAAGTATTGTGGGCTGGTCGCGCGCGGGCCTCGGTTTAATTCCGCTTGCAAATAATGCTTCAGAACTTGAACGGCTTAATATTAAAAAAATAGCAATGTTTTATCCCGCAAATGGTTATGAAATACAGCTAAAGCCAAAAGTTCCAGTGCTTGTAATGACCGGCGGAAAGGATAAAATCGTTAAGGTTGACGATATTTTGAAGCATATGGTGGCCGAAAACGCAACTATTCAAGTGTACGATGATGCTTACCACGGTTATGATGTGGAAAGCCTAGAAAAAGGAAAGTATTATCGCTACATACCCTTCATCAGCAAAAAACATTATCTTTTGAAATACAATGAAGAAGCCGCAGCCGAATCCTTTGAGGAATTGATTAAATTTTTAAATTGACGGATGAAATATAATCAAGCTGAAATCAATTACAACCAATTACTCATCAAAGCAAATAAAAGCCCGCTTCTCATAAGGGCCACCCTAACTGTAATTTTGCTTATCTGCATATTGATACCTATAGCGGCGACCTATTTTTTAATTTCCGAAAGGAAGGGCCCACACATTGGAATT
The Aequorivita iocasae genome window above contains:
- a CDS encoding dienelactone hydrolase family protein is translated as MQKVPKDAVMTDFFHFQKAQDYDASKWAVFLPGTGGLRIFKDTTHYYDVAKKLNAEGISVLLVDNVAAYKASKRDVDEEEPAQILWTLEEALKWAKQKGKIDPNSEGSIVGWSRAGLGLIPLANNASELERLNIKKIAMFYPANGYEIQLKPKVPVLVMTGGKDKIVKVDDILKHMVAENATIQVYDDAYHGYDVESLEKGKYYRYIPFISKKHYLLKYNEEAAAESFEELIKFLN
- a CDS encoding DUF5686 and carboxypeptidase regulatory-like domain-containing protein, with translation MKKILFALLLLSAYVTQAQIVGKVTDTKGQPLPYVNIYLQNSYIGTTTNDDGNYALSVSQKTEYKIIFQFLGYKTLTKTIAPSAFPYILNVSLEEETTSLDEVVVNTSEDPAYRIIRKTIAQRKENLEKLSEYTADFYSRGLWKVKNVPEKIMGQEVGDFDGMLDSTRTGIIYLSETISEIAYQKPDKFTEKIIASKVSGNDNGFSFNSAQSANISFYENTIELNAALVSPIANNALSYYNYKLDGVFYEGPKLINKIKVIPKRPNDRVWQGYVYIVEDDWQLYGVELNTTGAAIQVPFVSNLMVKQNYKYDTTNDFWVKISQTVDFGFGFLGMEGDGRFIAVYSNYDFKPQFTKKSFTNEVLSFKPEANKKDSLYWKGSRPVPLTDEELKDYIKKDSIQILRRSKPYLDSLDAKSNKPGVLSILTGYTYKNSFEKWSVGYEGPLPNINFNTVQGWNSTAGFTFNKWYDDNQTNTLSAAIRADYGIAEDRLRFTANILRNFNWTNKLRISLSGGSKVAQFNDSEPISPLLNTIATLFFERNYMKLYELNFGQLGYSQEVFNGLHLYAKVAYENRKPLFNNTDYVTIPFDDVSYTSNNPLAPNNFNNAAIAEHNIVKSKLRARINFAQKYFSNPDMKFNIGDNKYPELNLSVENGAAITESRYDYTQFEASLNQSISLGNKGQFYYNLKGGTFANGEGISFVDYKHFNGNQTRVGTSPNYTNVFNLMPYYNFSTNKSYFEGHVEHDFRGWILGKIPGINQLNLNLVAGAHFLSTEERKPYSEISVGIDNLGFGKFRLLRIDYVRSYYNGGSDGAFIFGLKFLDLLGL
- the smpB gene encoding SsrA-binding protein SmpB, with the protein product MAIQKNVKIKNRKAKFEYEILDTYTAGIVLRGTEIKAIREGKASIAESFCEFSNGELFVINMTVQEYSHATHYSHAPKSERKLLLNRSELKKLEKEVKNSGLTIIPLVLFTNDRGLAKVDIALCRGKKEYDKREVIKERDSKKQLSRIKKAFNN